Proteins from a single region of Chloroflexota bacterium:
- a CDS encoding flippase — MIQQIPLAVILGSGAALTSLALLMFWWLAGRTVSAETAVHAGPVFLRRIARNALVPLLAMVIARGLMWVFAAYYLRVLGLENYGYYAHAVNLIGFFGPLTDFGLGVLLTREVSRRPDAASAYVVVVQRIRLLLSIAAIPVVILIMAGIWYVDIAPANTILTAGLLAVALIPANAAGTASSLFAARERMDYTALVQIATVLFTVGLGIVAIALGWGYVGLAVTALIANVVTAFVLLRALPHEGTSRAPWDGQLARTLMLASVPLMLNALLNIVFFRIDIQVLTMTRDITEVGYYGAAYKYVEAFALLPSALVFALFPALSRIAPTDRAALQSIFTKALQFMLVLAVGSTVCFSWYATSFIWVIGGDKFLPHGATALAILIWFLPLSYVNAITQYVLIALDQQKWIAIAFALATAFNLVTNIIFVPQYGYAAAAVTTVLSELVLLAPFFVIARRREIIIPILSTGWRPLLAGVGMFAVAWFTSSLPALPSMALAGFVYLGLVIALGALPREDIARFWSALRGART, encoded by the coding sequence ATGATCCAGCAAATCCCCCTCGCGGTCATTCTCGGCAGTGGCGCGGCATTGACGTCGCTGGCGCTGCTCATGTTCTGGTGGCTGGCCGGACGTACCGTCTCGGCAGAAACCGCAGTCCACGCGGGGCCGGTATTTCTCCGCCGCATAGCCCGCAACGCGCTCGTACCGTTGCTGGCCATGGTCATTGCGCGCGGCCTTATGTGGGTATTCGCCGCGTACTACCTCCGTGTGCTTGGTCTGGAAAACTACGGCTACTATGCCCATGCCGTCAACCTGATCGGCTTTTTCGGCCCGCTCACAGACTTCGGCTTGGGCGTGCTGCTGACGCGGGAAGTAAGCCGCCGCCCCGATGCTGCCTCGGCATATGTTGTGGTTGTGCAGCGCATCCGTTTGTTGCTCTCAATTGCCGCTATCCCTGTCGTGATCCTCATCATGGCGGGCATCTGGTATGTGGACATCGCGCCGGCAAACACCATCCTGACGGCGGGTCTCCTCGCGGTAGCGCTCATCCCGGCAAACGCCGCCGGTACGGCCAGTTCCCTCTTTGCCGCCCGCGAGCGCATGGACTACACAGCGCTCGTGCAGATCGCTACGGTACTCTTCACGGTGGGCTTGGGCATAGTGGCAATCGCTCTCGGTTGGGGTTACGTGGGACTAGCCGTAACAGCGCTCATCGCCAACGTCGTCACCGCTTTCGTGCTGCTCCGGGCGCTCCCTCACGAAGGCACCTCCCGCGCGCCCTGGGACGGGCAACTGGCGCGCACGCTCATGCTGGCGTCCGTGCCGCTGATGCTCAATGCGTTGCTCAACATCGTTTTCTTCCGCATCGACATACAGGTGTTGACGATGACACGGGATATTACGGAAGTTGGGTACTACGGAGCGGCGTATAAGTATGTTGAAGCCTTTGCCCTGCTGCCCTCGGCGCTCGTGTTTGCGCTCTTCCCGGCGCTCTCACGGATCGCCCCCACCGACCGTGCTGCTCTCCAGAGTATCTTTACCAAGGCGTTGCAATTCATGCTCGTCCTCGCCGTCGGCAGCACAGTCTGCTTTAGCTGGTACGCCACTTCCTTTATCTGGGTGATCGGCGGCGACAAGTTCCTGCCCCATGGGGCCACCGCCCTTGCCATACTCATCTGGTTCCTTCCGCTGAGTTATGTCAATGCAATCACACAGTACGTCCTCATTGCCCTTGACCAACAGAAATGGATCGCTATCGCCTTTGCGCTCGCCACCGCATTCAACCTGGTAACAAACATCATCTTCGTGCCGCAGTACGGTTACGCGGCCGCGGCGGTGACGACGGTGCTCTCCGAGCTGGTACTCCTGGCGCCCTTTTTCGTCATCGCGCGCCGCAGGGAGATCATAATCCCAATTCTCAGCACTGGATGGCGACCGTTGCTGGCCGGCGTTGGCATGTTTGCTGTTGCGTGGTTCACGAGTTCTCTCCCTGCACTGCCGAGCATGGCGTTAGCGGGATTCGTTTATCTTGGCCTGGTAATCGCTCTCGGGGCCCTGCCGCGCGAAGACATCGCACGCTTCTGGAGTGCCCTGCGTGGCGCGCGAACTTAG
- the mazF gene encoding endoribonuclease MazF translates to MVGADYVPARGEIVWLRFTPQSGREQAGHRPALVLSPLAYNEKTGLGLFCPITSTVKGYPFEVMLPPTGEITGVVLADQVKSLDWRVIRAQFACQASPQVVSEVLGKINALLQ, encoded by the coding sequence ATGGTAGGTGCTGACTATGTTCCTGCCAGAGGGGAGATTGTCTGGCTGCGCTTCACTCCTCAATCCGGGCGCGAACAGGCCGGTCACCGTCCCGCCCTGGTTTTGAGTCCTTTGGCCTACAACGAGAAGACCGGCCTAGGGTTATTTTGCCCAATTACGTCTACAGTCAAGGGCTACCCCTTTGAGGTCATGCTTCCTCCTACCGGCGAAATCACCGGTGTCGTGCTCGCCGACCAGGTCAAGAGCCTCGACTGGCGGGTAATACGCGCTCAATTTGCCTGCCAGGCTTCTCCACAAGTCGTTAGCGAGGTCCTAGGCAAGATCAACGCGCTCTTACAGTGA
- a CDS encoding AbrB/MazE/SpoVT family DNA-binding domain-containing protein: protein MGRNSHISKWGTSLAIRIPKAIAQQWGVREGSAIEIISRGDHVVLRKETYNLADMLDQVTDDNLHSEQDTGPIQGNEEW, encoded by the coding sequence GTGGGCAGAAACTCGCACATATCCAAATGGGGTACCAGTCTAGCCATTCGCATTCCTAAGGCAATTGCGCAACAGTGGGGCGTTCGAGAGGGATCTGCAATCGAGATCATCTCGCGTGGCGATCACGTTGTCCTGCGCAAGGAGACCTATAACCTTGCCGACATGCTGGATCAGGTGACGGACGACAATCTCCACTCCGAACAGGATACCGGCCCGATCCAAGGCAATGAGGAATGGTAG
- a CDS encoding rhodanese-like domain-containing protein gives MAQQIDSDIPFGTVDSAEAKQMIDSGDYQVIDVRMPNQFAKAHIPDSTLAPLPELLQKPWEFLAEDKIIFVCEVGQSSQVACEIAAAMGLEDLYNLGPGIVGWQQDGYPLEEGLPQGG, from the coding sequence ATGGCGCAGCAAATTGATAGCGACATTCCCTTTGGCACAGTCGACAGTGCGGAAGCCAAACAGATGATCGATAGCGGCGACTACCAGGTAATCGACGTGCGCATGCCCAACCAGTTCGCCAAAGCGCACATTCCTGATTCCACCTTGGCGCCGTTGCCCGAACTCCTGCAAAAGCCGTGGGAGTTCCTTGCCGAAGACAAGATCATCTTCGTCTGCGAAGTCGGCCAGAGTAGCCAGGTTGCTTGCGAGATCGCCGCCGCCATGGGTTTGGAGGACCTCTACAACCTTGGACCCGGCATCGTTGGCTGGCAGCAAGACGGCTATCCGCTCGAGGAAGGCCTCCCTCAAGGGGGTTGA